TCATACCATACAGAGCGTAAAAGGAATTGGAACTAAAACCGCTCAAAGAATTATCCTGGAGCTTAAAGATAAAATGCTTGCCCTGAGCCCCAGCGAAAGTACCGACAAAATTTCAACCACTGATACTGCAATAAAATCCATCTCGCAACGCAATACTTTAAGAAATGAGGCGTTGTCTGCTCTGGTAACCCTCGGCATAGCAAAAAACATTGCTGAAAAAAGTATCCACGCCATTTTAGTACAAAGTGACGAGGATATTACCCTGGAAGAATTGATAAAACAAGCGTTGAAAACAGCATAAGAACTTAACAGCGTAATTTAATTTAAATAATGAATTTGAATATAAATTTCATTTAAACATCGAAATTCCTATACAATAAAATAGTGCTGCCTATGAAATAAACCCTTACCTTAATTACTATATTCTAACATTTTTAGGTTAACCTTGTTGTACATCAAAAGATATATAGTATTTTTTGTAGGGGTGTTTTTATTGCCTTTCCCAAAACCTTCTGATGCAGTATCATTAAAGGGTGAGTTAAAGGAAACAGCCACTGCCACCTGTGTTCATGTGCTCATGTGTTCGCGTGTTCATGCTACCATTTTCTTCCCGGGAGACTCAACCGATAAGGATACCATAAAAAACCAGCAATACCGCGACAGGTACGGTAACCCGTTTACAAACCCGCGTTCAATTTCGCCTTTTATACTTAGCAACCCCTCTAATGTAGTACTTGAAGTGGAATTAGACGCCAGCATGGAATATTATCATATTTCAGAAAAGATCGGAACATTCAATTACAGGAACCCTACCATTATGAGCTTTGAAGAATATTCAGCGTATAAAAACAAGCAAATGATTAGAAATTATTTTAAGCAAAAATCTTCTGAATTAGGAGGTGAAAGCGTGGTAAGCAGCCGGAGCACGCTGATCCCAAAGATCTATTTAAGCCCTGTAATGGACAGGATATTTGGTGGAAGTTATGTGGATATAAGGCCCAATGGCGCTGTATCATTAAAGTTTGGCGGGCAATGGCAAAGGTTGCATAACCCGGCGATATCTGTGAAGCAGCAGCGAACCGGTGGGTTTGATTTTGACCAGAGCATTAACATGAACGTGATAGGAAAGATCGGGGAAAAGCTGAAGCTCAACGTAAACTGGGATACCGATGCTACTTTTGAATTTGAAAATAACATTAAGATACAATATACTGCTTTTGAGGAAGATATTCTCCAGAAGATAGAAGCTGGCTACGTGAGCATGCCCGTAAAAAGCAGCCTTATCAGGGGATCGCAAAACTTATTTGGCATAAAAACCCAACTGAGGTTTGGCAGGCTGGATGTAACGGCAATCGTCTCATCACAAAGAGGGCGAACAGAAGAGATCACCATCACGGGAGGCGCCCAGACAAGAGAATTTGAAATAAAATGTGCTGATTATGATGAGAACAGGCATTTTTTTCTTGCACAATACTTTAGAGACCAGTATGAAAATGCGCTAAATAATATTCCGATCATAAATTCACCTGTAAATATCAGCCGCGTAGAGGTTTATCTGATCAACAGATCGAATGCTACAGTAGGGCTAAAAGATATTGTGGCATTAAGCTATTTAGGAGAAGATTCAATTTCAATAGTTGGGACTTTTCCTGATAATAATAATATAAACAATAATCTTTATAATTCATTACCATATGTCAGAAATCCTGATAATACAAGCTCAACATTAGAAGCAGCTGGTTATATTAAAGGTGAAGATTTTGAATTTATCAGGGGAGCTAGAAAACTTCAGGATAAAGAATTTTCTTATCATCCCCAATTAGGTTTTATTTCACTCAATTCGTCTTTAAGGCCCGATGAACTGCTGGCTGTTTCTTTTGAATATACTGTTGCCGGAGGCACTAAATTCCAGGTTGGAGAGCTCAACCCCTATCCGTCAGATTCAGTGATCATTCTCAAATTATTAAAACCCACCTCAATCCGTACCAGCCTGCCCATGTGGGACCTGATGATGAAAAATGTTTACTCGCTGAATGCAGGGCAGGTAAGCAAAGAAGGGTTTGAGCTGAAGATCTATTATAAGGATGATGCTACCGGAATAGACAACCCCAGCTTACATGAAGGTACAAATTTAAAAGACAAGCCACTTATTGAAGTAATGAATCTTGACAGGCTGAACAGCAATGGTGACGGGCAAAAAGATGGGAATTTTGACTTTGTGGAAGGCATTACCATTGACGTAAAATCGGGCAAAATATTTTTTCCTGTACTGGAACCGTTTGGCAGCCATCTGGGAAAGTTTTTTGTAGATGAGGATCTTTTGAAAGACAAATATCTCTATGACTCGCTCTATACAAGCACAAAAAGTGACGCGGAAACAAAATATGCCAGTAAAAATAAATTTCTGATTAAAGGTAAGTACCAGTCTAGCTCCTCAAGCGAAATCATGCTGCCGGGTATCAATATTTCCCCGGGTTCGGTGGTGATCACTGCAGGTAATACGCCCTTAGTTGAAAACGTAGATTATACGGTGAATTATAACATGGGCAGGGTAAAGATTACCAATGAAGGCATTCTTGCTTCAGGAAAGGAAATAAAGATCACTTATGAAAAGGCAGACTTGTTCAACTTCCAGACCCGGTCGCTTTTTGGCGCTAGGTTTGACTTCAGGGTTAGCAAGGATATTAATATCGGAGCTACCATATTCCACCTCAACGAAAGGCCTTTTATCAGCAGGGTAAGCATTGGCGATGAGCCTACCAAAAACACTATCTGGGGAGCTGATATCAATTACAGGAAAGAATCAAGGTTTTTAACCAAGCTGATAGACAAACTCCCCATTATCCAGACCAAAGCGCCTTCTTCCATTACACTCAGCGGTGAATTTGCACAGCTCATACCCGGAAGCCAAAAGCTGGTAGGCGGGGAAAAGGGTACCGCCTATATTGATGATTTTGAAGGAGCCGAAACCCCCTACGATTATTCAAGAGTACCAACAAGGTGGAAACTGGCAAGTACGCCAAGCAGGTTTGCCGAGGTAGAATCAAATACGCTGGATTATTCAAAGCACAGAGCCAAAATGGCATGGTACACCATAGACAACCTTTTTTACAGAGAAAATACCATTAATAATCCCAAACATATCAAAGATGCTCTGAAGAATGACCCAAAAACGAATGACCAAATGACGAATCACTACATAAGAGCCATCTCACCCAGGGAAATATTCCCCAACAGGGACCCTGAGGTTTTTGACCTCAACGAATATACTTTTGATATTGCCTACTTTCCGCAAGAACGGGGACAGTATAATTACAATACTGTTCTTAATAAACCTGAAGATAATTGGGGAGGCATTATGAGATCAATTACCTATAATACTGATTTTGATGACGCCAATATCCAGTTCATAGAATTCTGGCTGATGGATCCATTTATAAGTAATGCAAATGGTAATAGCGTTATAGATGATAAAACACCATCTGCGGAACCAAATACAACCGGAGGCGAATTGTACTTCAATCTTGGAAATATTTCAGAAGATGTGATGAAAGACAGCAAACACACCTTTGAAAATGGCCTCCCCTCTTCTGGTACTTCTATTTGGGGAACAGTACCAACTAAAAAACACATAATCAATGCTTTTGATAATACAGAAGGAGAAAGACCATTGCAGGACGTAGGATTGGATGGACTTAATGATATTGAGGAACAGGGTTTTTTTAATGATCCTATCCTTGGTAATGATCCTTCTTCTGACAATTTTAAATACTATCTTGATGGTAATGATGAATTTGATTATGGTTATGACGGAGCCGAAATGCCAATCCTTGGCAGGTATAAAAACTTTAACGGAATGGATGGCAATTCTCCGGAGAGCAGCGGGGGAAGCTTTACACCTGCTTCTACTACCATCCCTGATAATGAAGACCTGAACAATGATAATACCATCAGCGACCTGGAAGCTTATTATGAATACAAAATAAAGCTCAGCCCCGGACTAAAAATCGGAGAAAACTTTATAGTTGACCGGGTAAAAAATACAATTAATGGTGATGTAGTAAGCTGGTACTTGTTTAGAATTCCTATCAAAGAAAAGCCTCAACAGGGTGGTAAAAGTAACATTGAAGGCTTTAAGTCTATAAGATTTATGAGAATGTTCCTTACCAGTTGGTCACAACCGGTAGTGCTGCGCTTTGTTGACCTGCAGTTGGTAGCTAACCAGTGGAGAAAATATCCGGATATTCTGATGGAACCTGGTATGCTTAAACCACCAGAACCCCCCTTTGACGCCAATTTCAATGTTTCAACGGTCAACATATATGAAAATGGAGCAAGTACAGGGGATAATATACCCTATGTACTTCCACCCGGCATTCAACAGGATATTGACTTTGCTGCAACAAATGACAGACAGCTTAATGAACAATCTCTGCAGCTTTGTGTAGACTCTTTGATGGACCGTGATGCGCGGGCAGTCTATAAAAACGTAGGCATGGATTTTATCAATTACGGGCGGCTCAAAATGTTTATCCATGCCGAAAGTGATGAGCGTAGTGATCTTGCTGCAAAGAATGGTGAAGTAGAAGCTTTTATAAGACTGGGGAGTGATTTTATTGATAATTATTATGAGTACAGGGTTCTTTTAACAATAACAAATCCTGCAAGTACTGCTAAAGAAGAGATCTGGCCCGAATCTAACTGGATAGATGTAGCTTTTGATGATTTCGGTAAAGTAAAATCTGAAAGAAACAATCAGGAATTTAATATTAGCTGGCGATTTACTTCCGGTAACATTACCGTTGTGGGTAACCCCGACCTGAGCGATGTACAAACGATAATGATCGGGATACGCAATCCCGGTTCAAAAGACGGGGATCCCAAATCTGTGTGTATCTGGGTGAATGAGCTGAGGGTAAGCGATTTTGATAAAAATGCCGGCTGGGCAACCATAGGCAGGATCAATGTAAAATTAGCCGATTTGGCTACTGTTACCGCCTCAGGTAAATATACCACTGTGGGATTCGGTTCCATTCAGCAAAAGATCTCTCAAAGATCAAGGGCCAATACTGCTGAATTTGACATATCGTCTAACATTACGCTTGATAAGTTCATCCCGAAAAAAGCAGGTATAAAACTGCCCATGTTTGTTAGTTATGAGATCAGAAATGTTGACCCTAAATTTGACCCGCTTGACAAGGATATCCCTTTAGCTGCTAAGGTTAGATCTTTTGGAACAACAGAAAAAGGAGAAATAACGGAAGAAGGAGAAAAATACAGGAAGATGGCACAGGATAGAACGGTGCGAAGAAGCTTAAACATGACCAATATCCGCAAAGTCAAAACAAAGAAAAATGAAAAGAGGCACATTTATGATATTGAGAATCTGTCGCTCACCCTTGCCTACAGCGATGTGAACAGCCATAATATCAATACGGCCTCTTACGAGCTAAAAACCTACAGGGCTGGGCTTGGATGGGGTTTCAGCCCTAAAGCTAAAAATATTGAACCGTTCAAGAAGGTCAAGTTTTTAAAATCACCGGTGCTTCAACTTGTAAAAGATTTTAATTTTACCCCTTTTCCCAGCAGTCTTACTTTCAGAACTGACCTTAACAGGCGTTTTCAGAAAACCCAGCTTAGAAATTCAGACCTTACTACTGTAGGGATAGATCCGACCTATGAAAAATCGTTCCTGTTCAACAGGTTATATGCTCTAAAATGGAATCTTACCAAAAGCCTCTCTTATGATTATTCTGCCACTGCCAATTCAGTGATTGATGAACCCTTTGGGGATATAGATACGCAGGAAAAAAAGGATTCCCTGATAGATAACATTATAAGATTCGACAAAGAGAAACCAGATACTGATCTCGGAGAAAAAGATTGGATTCAGTTTGGGAGAATGAAGCAATTCACCCAAACAAATTCATTTAATTATAGGTTACCTCTGAACAAATTCCCTCTAACCAATTGGATCAATGCATCTGTAAGTTATACGGCAGGCTATAGCTGGAAGGCAGGGTCTAATGCAAAAGGTTCATACATAAATTCATCAGGTATTCTTACTGAAGATACATTGACCCTTGCAGAAAGATTGGGTAACAGCATTCAAAATACTTCCCGGAGGGCAATTAATGGAAAAATTGACTTAGTGAAACTTTATAATAAAGTTAAATTCCTTAAAGCAATTAACTCAACCCCCAGGCGTAAACCCCCAGCCAAGACCAAAAAACCCAAAACGCCTATAGCTAAGGATACTACCAAAACTAAAAAGAAACCGGAGCTGAAGGTATTCAAAGCAGTGCTGCGTTCCTTGATGACCGCACGTTCTGTAAACTTCAGCTATTCAGTGAACCGGGGTACCGCAATACCGGGCTTTATGCGCAAACCGGACTATTTTGGCCTGGAAAGCGGAACGAATGCACCGGGGCTGCCATTTGTGTTGGGGAGTCAGGATGTTGGTATTAAACAGGAAATTGCTCAAAGAGGCTGGTTATCTGATGATTCGTCTTTATTTACCACCTTCGCTCAATTTAGAAATGAAAACTTAACCTTAAACACTTCATTAGAGCCTTTTAAAGGATTTAGGATAAAGCTTGACGCTAAAAAGAACAAATCGGCAGACTACCAGGAATTATTTACATATGACCCAATAACAGAAGAATTTATGACCAGCAACCCTAATAAAAAGGGCAGCTACAGCATTTCATACATTGCTATCAATACCAGCTTTATCCGTGACCGTAAAAGCGGCCGTTCCACAGTTTTTGAAAATTTTATAAGAAACAGATCGAATATAATCAACAGGTTGGCAGCAGATAATCCAAATAAAAATGGCAATTATAGTGAAAACTCGCAGGATGTGCTTATTCCTGCCTTTTTAGCAGCATATACCAATAAAGACCCCCTGAAAATAAACACTTCCCCTTTCCCTTTGATACCTTTACCCAACTGGAGAATTGATTATTCCGGGTTGTCAAAGCTTAAACCGCTTAAAAAATATTTTTCATCCATCAATTTATCGCACAGCTATAGTTGTAGCTACAGCGTATCAAGCTATACAACTGCTCTTGATTACAATAATCTATTAGACCTTTTAACGCTCCAGAGTAACGTAGAAAATTATCCGTATGCCAGTAAAATCACAACAAACAAAGAATTCATACCGGTCTATGTGATTAACAATATCAGCATCAAAGAAAGATTTTCTCCCCTGATAGGAATTAAAGTAAGGACCAAAAGTAAAATGACCATTAATATTTCATACAAAAA
The sequence above is a segment of the Cytophagales bacterium genome. Coding sequences within it:
- the sprA gene encoding cell surface protein SprA; the encoded protein is MCSRVHATIFFPGDSTDKDTIKNQQYRDRYGNPFTNPRSISPFILSNPSNVVLEVELDASMEYYHISEKIGTFNYRNPTIMSFEEYSAYKNKQMIRNYFKQKSSELGGESVVSSRSTLIPKIYLSPVMDRIFGGSYVDIRPNGAVSLKFGGQWQRLHNPAISVKQQRTGGFDFDQSINMNVIGKIGEKLKLNVNWDTDATFEFENNIKIQYTAFEEDILQKIEAGYVSMPVKSSLIRGSQNLFGIKTQLRFGRLDVTAIVSSQRGRTEEITITGGAQTREFEIKCADYDENRHFFLAQYFRDQYENALNNIPIINSPVNISRVEVYLINRSNATVGLKDIVALSYLGEDSISIVGTFPDNNNINNNLYNSLPYVRNPDNTSSTLEAAGYIKGEDFEFIRGARKLQDKEFSYHPQLGFISLNSSLRPDELLAVSFEYTVAGGTKFQVGELNPYPSDSVIILKLLKPTSIRTSLPMWDLMMKNVYSLNAGQVSKEGFELKIYYKDDATGIDNPSLHEGTNLKDKPLIEVMNLDRLNSNGDGQKDGNFDFVEGITIDVKSGKIFFPVLEPFGSHLGKFFVDEDLLKDKYLYDSLYTSTKSDAETKYASKNKFLIKGKYQSSSSSEIMLPGINISPGSVVITAGNTPLVENVDYTVNYNMGRVKITNEGILASGKEIKITYEKADLFNFQTRSLFGARFDFRVSKDINIGATIFHLNERPFISRVSIGDEPTKNTIWGADINYRKESRFLTKLIDKLPIIQTKAPSSITLSGEFAQLIPGSQKLVGGEKGTAYIDDFEGAETPYDYSRVPTRWKLASTPSRFAEVESNTLDYSKHRAKMAWYTIDNLFYRENTINNPKHIKDALKNDPKTNDQMTNHYIRAISPREIFPNRDPEVFDLNEYTFDIAYFPQERGQYNYNTVLNKPEDNWGGIMRSITYNTDFDDANIQFIEFWLMDPFISNANGNSVIDDKTPSAEPNTTGGELYFNLGNISEDVMKDSKHTFENGLPSSGTSIWGTVPTKKHIINAFDNTEGERPLQDVGLDGLNDIEEQGFFNDPILGNDPSSDNFKYYLDGNDEFDYGYDGAEMPILGRYKNFNGMDGNSPESSGGSFTPASTTIPDNEDLNNDNTISDLEAYYEYKIKLSPGLKIGENFIVDRVKNTINGDVVSWYLFRIPIKEKPQQGGKSNIEGFKSIRFMRMFLTSWSQPVVLRFVDLQLVANQWRKYPDILMEPGMLKPPEPPFDANFNVSTVNIYENGASTGDNIPYVLPPGIQQDIDFAATNDRQLNEQSLQLCVDSLMDRDARAVYKNVGMDFINYGRLKMFIHAESDERSDLAAKNGEVEAFIRLGSDFIDNYYEYRVLLTITNPASTAKEEIWPESNWIDVAFDDFGKVKSERNNQEFNISWRFTSGNITVVGNPDLSDVQTIMIGIRNPGSKDGDPKSVCIWVNELRVSDFDKNAGWATIGRINVKLADLATVTASGKYTTVGFGSIQQKISQRSRANTAEFDISSNITLDKFIPKKAGIKLPMFVSYEIRNVDPKFDPLDKDIPLAAKVRSFGTTEKGEITEEGEKYRKMAQDRTVRRSLNMTNIRKVKTKKNEKRHIYDIENLSLTLAYSDVNSHNINTASYELKTYRAGLGWGFSPKAKNIEPFKKVKFLKSPVLQLVKDFNFTPFPSSLTFRTDLNRRFQKTQLRNSDLTTVGIDPTYEKSFLFNRLYALKWNLTKSLSYDYSATANSVIDEPFGDIDTQEKKDSLIDNIIRFDKEKPDTDLGEKDWIQFGRMKQFTQTNSFNYRLPLNKFPLTNWINASVSYTAGYSWKAGSNAKGSYINSSGILTEDTLTLAERLGNSIQNTSRRAINGKIDLVKLYNKVKFLKAINSTPRRKPPAKTKKPKTPIAKDTTKTKKKPELKVFKAVLRSLMTARSVNFSYSVNRGTAIPGFMRKPDYFGLESGTNAPGLPFVLGSQDVGIKQEIAQRGWLSDDSSLFTTFAQFRNENLTLNTSLEPFKGFRIKLDAKKNKSADYQELFTYDPITEEFMTSNPNKKGSYSISYIAINTSFIRDRKSGRSTVFENFIRNRSNIINRLAADNPNKNGNYSENSQDVLIPAFLAAYTNKDPLKINTSPFPLIPLPNWRIDYSGLSKLKPLKKYFSSINLSHSYSCSYSVSSYTTALDYNNLLDLLTLQSNVENYPYASKITTNKEFIPVYVINNISIKERFSPLIGIKVRTKSKMTINISYKKQRNLSLDLSNTQVTEVKNQDLVLGWGFTKKNVKVPFKVRGETVILKNDLAFKFNLTLRDSKTTLRSFDQEPEITAGNKIIQIEPTLSYKVNKRLNVQLFFTRAVTDPRLSSSFKNARTEFGTNIRFNLSQ